One part of the bacterium genome encodes these proteins:
- a CDS encoding DUF3800 domain-containing protein: MNTSFRCYIDESGCEGFKFGAGSSRWFIQSAVIVRMSDDNMIIRMAREIRELFEMPPKKPIHWKTLKHDKKVVLTNKLANLPIRCIAVAVDKTALLEPEKFKESYHLYFYSIRYLLERVSWLARDAGKGSVGDGKVELVFSNRSGMSYEKLDRYLRKLKSQRDSGVDVRIEFDFIDLEGRKTWRPGKCAGLQAADAYAGALFNALEPNRFDNVETKYIAKFKQVIYNRQGNIWGYGIKITPREAIEGVKRTELYRVIETGPGP, from the coding sequence ATGAATACATCGTTTCGTTGCTATATAGATGAATCCGGTTGTGAGGGGTTCAAATTCGGCGCGGGCAGTTCGCGTTGGTTTATCCAATCAGCGGTTATCGTCCGCATGTCCGACGACAACATGATAATACGAATGGCACGGGAAATTCGGGAGCTGTTTGAAATGCCGCCTAAAAAACCCATACATTGGAAGACATTAAAACACGATAAAAAGGTCGTATTAACAAACAAATTAGCTAATTTACCCATCCGGTGTATCGCCGTAGCCGTAGATAAAACCGCATTATTAGAACCAGAAAAATTCAAGGAGAGCTACCACTTATACTTTTACAGCATACGTTATTTACTTGAACGTGTATCCTGGCTCGCTCGGGACGCTGGGAAGGGTTCTGTCGGCGACGGTAAAGTCGAACTGGTCTTTTCAAATAGAAGCGGTATGTCGTATGAAAAACTAGACCGGTATTTACGTAAACTTAAAAGTCAGCGGGATTCTGGGGTCGACGTCCGCATAGAGTTCGATTTTATAGACCTTGAAGGCAGAAAGACCTGGCGTCCAGGTAAATGCGCAGGTTTACAAGCGGCAGACGCATATGCCGGAGCTCTATTTAACGCGTTGGAGCCTAACCGGTTCGATAACGTCGAAACTAAATACATTGCAAAATTTAAACAGGTCATCTATAACCGGCAAGGTAACATCTGGGGTTACGGGATAAAAATTACCCCCCGTGAGGCAATCGAGGGGGTAAAAAGGACCGAGCTTTACAGGGTGATAGAAACAGGCCCCGGGCCGTAG
- a CDS encoding sulfide-dependent adenosine diphosphate thiazole synthase — protein sequence MPIFAPGGEKEVTRAIVREWSRMVEEYVESDVIIVGSGPAGLVCAHDLARAGVKTLVVERNPHLGGGFWTGGYFMAPLTYRAPAQKMLDEFGIRYTEAGPGLFTSPAPLNCAKFVVAAYEAGAAVLNCTTVYDVVLRGKSPGTDVDLKDARLGGVVVNWTALDYIPRGLNTLDPVCLEAKIIVDDTGHEASVMHLLAKRGLLELQKEQPMWIERSEDEVVAHTGEVYPGLVAVGMSVATFHGLTRMGPTFGAMLLSGRRGAEVCREILGR from the coding sequence ATGCCCATCTTCGCCCCGGGGGGGGAGAAAGAGGTCACCCGGGCCATCGTGCGCGAGTGGTCGCGGATGGTCGAGGAGTACGTCGAGAGCGACGTGATAATCGTGGGGAGCGGTCCGGCGGGGCTCGTCTGCGCCCACGACCTGGCCCGCGCCGGCGTCAAGACCCTGGTGGTGGAGCGCAACCCCCACCTGGGCGGGGGATTTTGGACCGGCGGGTACTTCATGGCGCCGCTGACCTACCGCGCCCCGGCCCAGAAGATGCTGGACGAATTCGGCATCCGATACACCGAGGCCGGACCGGGGCTTTTCACCTCGCCGGCGCCGCTGAACTGCGCGAAGTTCGTCGTCGCGGCCTACGAGGCCGGAGCCGCGGTGCTCAACTGCACCACGGTCTACGATGTCGTCCTCCGGGGGAAATCCCCGGGGACCGACGTGGATTTGAAGGACGCGCGCCTGGGCGGCGTCGTCGTCAACTGGACCGCCCTGGACTACATCCCCCGCGGCCTGAACACCCTGGACCCCGTCTGCCTCGAAGCAAAAATCATCGTGGACGACACGGGCCACGAGGCCAGCGTGATGCACCTTCTGGCCAAGCGGGGCCTCTTAGAGCTCCAGAAAGAGCAGCCGATGTGGATCGAGCGCTCCGAGGACGAGGTCGTCGCGCACACCGGGGAGGTTTACCCCGGTCTGGTGGCCGTCGGGATGAGCGTGGCGACGTTCCACGGGCTGACGCGGATGGGGCCGACGTTCGGGGCGATGCTGCTGTCGGGCCGTCGGGGGGCCGAGGTCTGCCGGGAGATTTTGGGGCGGTAG
- the buk gene encoding butyrate kinase, whose translation MVPYNILVINPGSTSTKVAVYTDEEPIHERNLQHVKFDLEGFPKIWDQYGFRKRIILAFLEEVGFDLAKLSAVVGRGGLFQPVVSGTYAVNQQMISDGRMGFSGEHASNLGCALAYGIAWDLDIPSYIVDPPSVDEFPPVVKLSGLPELPRRSLFHALNVKATARHAAKDMGKSLSEINIIVAHLGGGISIVALEKGRAIEAHNGLYEGPYTPERAGTLPTFPLMEWVYEAAKKGTPLEKLTKRCVGGGGLVAYLGTNSARDVEERAEKGDKEALYYLTGMLYQVSYYIGAVSIALKGKVDCIALTGGMAYGKLIVERITDWVSWIAPVKVYPGQDEMGALAQGALRVLRGEDQALEYPTYVGDEG comes from the coding sequence ATGGTCCCGTACAACATCCTGGTGATAAATCCCGGCTCCACCTCGACTAAGGTGGCCGTTTACACCGACGAGGAGCCGATTCACGAGCGGAACCTCCAGCACGTCAAGTTCGACCTGGAGGGTTTTCCGAAAATCTGGGACCAGTACGGCTTCCGCAAACGGATAATCCTGGCGTTTCTGGAGGAGGTGGGATTCGATCTGGCAAAACTTTCCGCGGTGGTGGGGCGCGGCGGCTTGTTCCAGCCCGTGGTCTCCGGAACCTACGCGGTCAACCAGCAGATGATTTCAGACGGCCGGATGGGCTTCTCGGGTGAGCACGCCAGCAACCTCGGCTGCGCCCTGGCCTACGGCATCGCCTGGGACCTGGACATCCCGAGCTACATCGTGGACCCGCCGTCGGTGGACGAGTTCCCGCCGGTGGTCAAGCTCTCCGGGCTCCCCGAGCTGCCGAGGCGGAGCCTCTTCCACGCGCTGAACGTGAAGGCCACGGCGCGGCACGCCGCCAAGGATATGGGCAAGTCCCTGTCCGAGATAAACATCATCGTGGCCCACCTGGGGGGCGGCATCTCCATCGTCGCCCTGGAGAAGGGCCGGGCCATCGAGGCCCACAACGGCCTCTACGAGGGGCCGTACACGCCGGAGCGCGCGGGCACCCTCCCCACCTTCCCCCTCATGGAATGGGTGTACGAGGCGGCCAAGAAGGGCACCCCGCTGGAGAAGCTTACAAAGCGGTGCGTCGGCGGGGGCGGCCTGGTGGCCTACCTGGGGACCAACTCGGCCCGCGATGTGGAGGAGCGCGCCGAGAAGGGCGACAAGGAGGCCCTCTACTATCTCACCGGCATGCTCTACCAGGTCTCCTACTACATCGGCGCCGTATCCATCGCCCTCAAGGGTAAAGTGGACTGCATCGCCCTCACCGGCGGCATGGCCTACGGCAAGTTGATCGTGGAGCGGATAACGGACTGGGTGAGCTGGATCGCGCCGGTGAAGGTTTACCCGGGGCAGGACGAGATGGGGGCGCTGGCGCAGGGGGCGTTGCGGGTCCTGCGCGGCGAGGACCAGGCGCTGGAGTACCCCACCTACGTGGGCGACGAGGGGTAG
- a CDS encoding PQQ-binding-like beta-propeller repeat protein translates to MRPTAIIFLLISALILSFGLLFCTTPADGDGDGDGDGDGDLPRLVWTFTTGGAVVARPAVYEGDVFIGSRDGNFYCLNAVDGAEVWRFTADGPILESAAVNGQGLVFVNSHTDDGWESSKTLFALGAADGTEQWRKDLSGVLTTGPSLTAGLVFADGHYAPSGTNDLYCLAEADGSTVWHYPSDLFMTSTAVSYYIYLAEYNGGNFVTCLDNADGSVVWRSPATNYIHRRPELSGDFLYTADGYGNLTARNTSDGAVAWEYASGKDFPSKPESDGTYVVFAADDTVYCLDAASGAEVWERTYDGAVIAGVAIADGNVFFGRDNTVSCLAAADASVVWEYNVPGIVEDGVPAVVEGFVYVGDFLGNVYCLRAGPDVE, encoded by the coding sequence ATGCGCCCAACGGCGATCATCTTCCTGCTCATTTCAGCCCTGATACTCTCCTTCGGCCTCCTTTTCTGCACCACCCCCGCCGACGGCGACGGGGACGGCGATGGCGATGGGGACGGCGACCTCCCGCGCCTGGTCTGGACCTTCACCACCGGCGGCGCCGTGGTCGCACGGCCGGCGGTGTACGAAGGGGACGTCTTCATCGGCAGCCGGGACGGCAACTTCTACTGCCTGAATGCCGTGGACGGCGCGGAGGTCTGGCGGTTCACCGCCGACGGACCCATTTTGGAGAGCGCCGCCGTGAACGGCCAGGGCCTCGTTTTCGTCAACAGCCACACCGACGACGGGTGGGAGTCCTCGAAAACCCTCTTCGCCCTGGGCGCCGCCGACGGGACCGAACAGTGGCGCAAGGACCTCTCGGGCGTCCTGACCACCGGCCCCAGCCTAACCGCCGGTCTAGTGTTCGCCGACGGCCACTACGCCCCCTCCGGCACCAACGACCTCTACTGCCTCGCCGAGGCCGACGGCTCCACGGTCTGGCACTACCCCTCCGACCTCTTCATGACCTCGACCGCCGTAAGCTATTACATATATCTGGCCGAGTACAACGGGGGGAACTTCGTCACCTGCCTGGACAACGCCGACGGCTCGGTCGTCTGGCGGTCGCCGGCGACGAACTACATCCACCGCCGGCCGGAGCTGAGCGGCGACTTCCTTTACACCGCTGACGGCTACGGCAACCTGACCGCCCGGAACACCTCCGACGGCGCCGTAGCCTGGGAGTACGCCTCGGGCAAGGACTTCCCCAGCAAACCCGAGAGCGACGGGACCTACGTCGTCTTCGCCGCCGATGACACGGTTTACTGCCTGGACGCGGCCTCGGGGGCCGAGGTGTGGGAGAGGACCTACGACGGGGCGGTGATTGCCGGCGTGGCGATCGCCGATGGGAATGTCTTCTTTGGCCGGGATAACACCGTTAGCTGCCTCGCCGCCGCCGACGCCTCGGTGGTATGGGAGTACAACGTGCCGGGGATTGTGGAGGACGGCGTCCCCGCCGTGGTCGAGGGCTTCGTGTACGTGGGGGATTTTTTAGGGAACGTGTACTGCCTGCGCGCCGGCCCCGACGTGGAATAG